The Pseudomonas viciae genomic interval CGATACCGCCGAGCCAGTGGAGCAGCGAGCGCCACATCAGGATGCCGGGGGACATGTTATCCAGGCCGCTCAGGACGGTGGCGCCGGTGGCTGTGATCCCCGACATGCTTTCAAAGAACGAGTCCGTGTAGCTGATGTGCTGGGTCAGCAGGAAAGGCAGTGCGGCGAAGATACACACCACCAGCCAACTGCTGACGGTCAGCAGGTACATGTCGCGCGGGCGCAGGTGCACGTGTTCCGGGCGTCCGGGAAGGACCAGGGCCAGGCCGGCGACGAAGGTGATCATGCTCGACCAGAGGAACGAGGGCAGGTCGCTGGTACGCTCGAAGACCAGCAAGGTGGCCATGGGCACGACCATGAAGATCGCCAGGGTGATCAGGAAGATGCCGATGATGAAACCAATGATCCGTAGGGTCGGCAACGCCATGAAGTCCGCTCGGGCTGAAAGGGAAGGGCGCCATTCTACCTGTGGCAAGGCGCATGTAAACCGACGCCCCTGTGGTGCCTGGCCTTATGGCAGCGGAATTTGCGCTAACGAACTCGCCGTACAAGCCTCTAGAATAGCCAGACATTTTTTCAGGAGGTGGCCGATGCAGGCTCTCGACGCTTTGCTCAACCGTGTTTCCGTCCCGCGCCTGGTCGACCCGGCGCCCACGCCGGAACAGCGCGAGGTCATGTTCGCCGCTGCGATGCGGGCGCCGGACCACGGCCAGTTGCGGCCATGGCGTTTTCTGACGGTCGAAGGGCAAGCACGTCATCGCATGGGCGAGCTCCTGGCCGAAGCGGCGCGGCTCAATGACCCGCAGGCCCCCGAGGCCGTCGTGGAAAAGGCCCTCAATGGCCCGTTGCGCGCGCCCCTAGTCGTGGTGGTGATCGCCCGCTTGCAGGAACACTTCAAAATCCCTAAGTCCGAGCAACTGCTGGCGGCCGGCTGCGCGGCCCATGGAATCCTGCTGGCGGCTTATGCCCAGGGTGTTGGTGGGGTCTGGCGTACAGGGGAGTTGTCGTACTCACCCCATGTCGCCAAGGGACTTGGCCTTGAAGACGGGGAAGAGGTGATTGGTTTCCTTTACCTGGGCACACCGCAGAAAGAGGCGCGTACGGCGGCGAAGGTGGAGACGGCGGAGTTTGTCAGTGAGTGGAGCGGTCAATAAGCCCTTAGGGACTGCACTTCATTTCAGGTTGGCTTGATTCATCGTGGCGAGGGAGCTTGCTCCCTCGCCACAACATCAACAGCTGACGGCGCTGTTACTTGCACACGTCAGCAATTGCCTCAGCCAACAGATCCAAACGTGTGGCGTCGATGCCCGCCACGTTGGCCCGGCCCGTGCCGACCATGTAGACGCTGTGACGCTCGCGCAGGCTTTTGACCTGTTCCGGCGTCAGGCCGGTGTAGGAGAACATCCCGCGTTGCGCGCCGATATGCGCGAAACGCTCGCGCAAACCGTGGGGTTCTAGGGCTTCGAGCAGGCCGCTGCGTAACTGAGCGATGCGCAGGCGCATGGTCTGCACTTCGTCGGCCCAGAGGCTTTTGAGCTCCGGATTGCCCAGGATTGTCGCCACCACGGCCGCGCCGTGATCCGGCGGCGTCGACCACAGGTTACGGGCGATATTCGCCAGTTGACTGCGAATGTCCACCAGCTTCTCGGCATCCCGGGCGCAGACGATCAGCGCCCCGGTGCGGTCGCGGTACAGGCCGAAGTTCTTCGAGCAGGAACTGGTGATCAGTACCTCCGGCAACGCATCGGCAAACAGCCGCACCGCCCACGCATCCTGCTCCAGCCCATCACCAAAGCCCTGGTAAGCGAAGTCGATCAGCGGCAGCAGGTCGCGGCTGCGCATCACCTCCAGCACCTGGCGCCATTGCTCATGGGAGAGGTCGAAGCCGGTAGGGTTGTGGCAGCAGGCGTGCAGCAGCACCACGTCACCTTTTGGCGCCTGGTTCAGGGTCGCCAGCATCGCCTCGAAATCAAGGCGATTGTCAGCGCCCACATAGGGGTAATGACTGGCCTTGACGCCAGCGGTGGCGAAGATGGTTTCGTGGATCGGCCAGGTCGGGTTGCTCAGCCAGACGCCACGCCCCGGCAGGCATTGGGCGATGAAGTCGGCACTCAGGCGCAGGGCTCCGGTGCCGCCCGGGGTCTGGGTGGCGCCGGCGCGTCTTGCGGTGATCAGCGGCGAGTTGGCGCCCAGGACCAGTTCATTGATCAACTGGCCGAACGCGGCGTCACCGTGACCGCCGATGTAAGTCTTGGTGGTCTGGCGATCCACCAGCCGCTGTTCAGCCTGCTTCACGGACTGAAGAATCGGCGTCAGGCCCTGAGCGTCTTTGTAGACGCCCACGCCCAGGTCGAACTTGCTCGGATTGCTGTCCGCGCCGTAGGCCTCCATCAGGCCGAGGATCGGGTCGCCGGGCACCCGGCCGATGGCATCGAAATGCATTATTTGCGGCCCTCGGCGGTCTTGGCCACTTCGTCGGTGCGAGCGGCCATGATGAAGTCGTTGCGGTGCAGGCCCTTGATGGAGTGGCTCCACCAGGTCACGGTGACTTTACCCCACTCGGTGAGCAGGCCAGGGTGGTGACCTTCGGCCTCGGAGATTTCACCAACGGCGTTGGTGAACGCCAGGGCATGCTTGAAGTTCTTGAACAGGAAAACCTTTTCCAGCTGCATCACGCTGTCGCGCACTTCGATGTTCCAGTCCGGGATCTGCTTGATCAATACCGGCAGTTCTTCGTCGCTGACTTGTGGGGCGTCGGCGCGGCAGGCTTCGCAATGGGCTTGGTTCAGAGTGTTCATAGTGTGTTCCTGGATCGAATATTTGAAAAACGTCGATGCACCCACGCTAAAGCAAAGCTGCGCTGTGCAACAGACTCAATTGAGATCAAAAGAGGCGGTTCACGCCGCTTTGGGTGGGAATTTCGGTGCGTGCAATCCCAGTTCCCGGCCGCGCTTGACCATGCCCATGATGTCTTCGTGGGCCAGGTCGAATAGGCGCTTGAGCTCAGGCAGCACGAAATACACCGGCTGCAGGATGTCGATGCGGTATGGCGTGCGCATCGCTTCCAACGGATCGAAGGCTTGATGCTCCGGTTCGTCCGACAGGCAATAAACGGTTTCCCTAGGCGAAGACAGGATCCCGCCACCGTAGATGCGCCGGCCTTGCGGCGTTTGCACCAGGCCGAACTCGATGGTCATCCAGTACAGGCGGGCCAGGTAGACGCGTTCTTCCTTGGAGGCCTGTAGGCCGAGCTTGCCGTAGGTGTGGGTGAATTCGGCAAACCAGGGGTTGGTCAGCAGCGGACAGTGGCCGAATATCTCGTGGAAAATGTCCGGCTCTTGCAGGTAGTCCAGCTCTTCACGGGTACGAATAAACGTCGCCACCGGAAACTGCTTGCTGGCGAGCAATTCGAAGAAGGTCTGGAAGGGGATCAGCGCCGGCACCCGAGCGACTTGCCAGCCCGTGGTTTCACCCAGCACCTTGTTGATTTCGCCCAATTGCGGAATGCGATCGTGGGGCAGGCCAAGCTTCTCGATGCCGTCCAGGTATTCCTGGCACGCACGGCCCTCGATGACTTTCAGCTGGCGGGTGATCAGCGTGTTCCACACCGCATGTTCTTCGGCGGGGTAGTGGATAAAACCTTGCGCATCGGGCTCGCGGGCCACGTACTGCGTCTGCTTCATGCTGCTCTCCTGCTGATTTCCCTCAGGGGGAAGGCGTGTTTGTTGTTATGTCCAGCGATGCATTAGAGATAACTCGAAGCAGGGGCGTGTGCAGCGGGTAGGCGAGGGCACGTATCGCGATAAGGGTGCGATTTCGTAAAGTTTTCGTTACGTATTCAGCGATGCTTCGGTGCTGCCGGGATTTTTGGCTGGGAAAGGGCCTACAGCTGTAACATAATCTTGACGTTTATTTGCGTCGGCACGCAGAAAAAACCTTGTGGTGAGGGATCAAGTCCCTCAGCGCGAATTTCCATCCACATCGGGCCTTTTTATGCGCATCAAAGTCCATTGCCAGAATCGCATCGGCATCCTGCGGGACATTCTCAACCTGTTGGTGGAGTACGGGATCAACGTCGCCCGAGGGGAAGTCGGTGGCGAGCACGGCAATGCGATTTATCTGCACTGCCCGAACCTGATCAACATCCAGTTCCAGGCGCTGCGGCCGAAATTCGAAGGCATCGCCGGGGTATTTGGCGTCAAGCGCGTAGGGCTGATGCCCAGCGAGCGTCGGCACATGGAGCTCAATGCGTTGCTCGGCGCCTTGGAGTTTCCGGTGCTGTCTATCGACATGGGTGGCTCTATCGTCGCGGCCAACCGGGCGGCGGCACAATTGCTCGGGGTGCGGGTGGACGAGGTGCCGGGGATTCCGTTGTCCCGGTACGCCGAAGATTTCGATTTGCCGGAACTGGTGCGTGCCAACCAGTCGCGGATCAACGGGCTGCGGGTCAAGGTCAAGGGCGATGTGTTTCTGGCCGACATCGCCCCGTTGCAATCGGAGCACGACGACAGCGAGGCCATGGCCGGCGCCGTACTGACGCTGCACCGGGCCGACCGGGTCGGCGAGCGTATCTATAACGTGCGCAAGCAGGAGCTGCGTGGCTTCGACAGTATTTTCCAGAGCTCCAAAGTGATGGCGGCGGTGGTTCGTGAGGCCCGGCGCATGGCGCCACTGGACGCTCCGTTATTGATAGAAGGTGAAACCGGCACCGGCAAGGAATTGCTGGCCCGCGCCTGTCACCTGGCCAGCCCGCGCGGGCAATCACCGTTGATGGCGCTCAACTGCGCCGGCTTGCCGGAGTCCATGGCCGAGACTGAGCTGTTCGGCTACGGGCCGGGAGCCTTTGAAGGTGCCCGGGCCGAAGGCAAGCTCGGCTTGCTTGAGCTGACCGCGGGAGGGACGCTGTTTCTCGATGGGGTAGGGGAAATGAGTCCGCGCCTGCAAGTGAAATTGCTGCGCTTTCTGCAGGATGGTTGCTTCCGTCGCGTAGGCAGCGATGAAGAGGTGTACCTGGATGTCAGGGTGATCTGCGCGACCCAGGTCGACTTGTCCGAACTCTGCGCCCGGGGTGAATTCCGCCAGGATTTGTACCACCGCCTGAATGTCCTTTCCCTGCACATCCCGCCGTTGCGCGAATGCCTCGATGGCCTGGCGCCTTTGGTGGAGCATTTTCTTGACCAGGCCAGTCGCCAGATTGGCTGTCCGTTGCCGAAGCTGGCCGCAGCGGCGATGGAGCGTCTGAGTCACTATCATTGGCCGGGGAACGTCCGGCAGTTGGAAAACGTGCTGTTCCAGGCCGTTTCCCTGTGCGACGGCGGCACGGTGAAGGCCGAGCACATCCGCTTGCCGGACTACGGCGTGCGCCAGCCCCTTGGTGATTTCTCCCTCGAGGGTGGGTTGGATGAGATCGTCGGGCGTTTCGAGAAAGCTGTGTTGGAGCGGCTTTACTCCGAACACCCCAGCAGTCGGCAATTGGGCAAGCGGTTGGGGGTTTCCCATACCACCATTGCCAATAAGTTGCGCGAGTATGAGGTTGGTAAAATCGAGTCATAGCTATTTATCGATTGTGTTTTTGCTGGCCTCATCGCGAGCAAGCTCGCACAAGGTGATCGATTGCTCACAAATCATGGGAGCACTGGAGATCCAATGTGGGAGCGAGCCTGCTCGCGATGACGACAGTGGCCGTTGCCAAGGTCAAGCGTTGCCGTAAGCGGCACAACACCGCCGGTTTTTCGTCTTCGACACATTTCAAAAATCCCTTCCCCAACCCTCCAACCCTTTGTTTGCCGGCGCGCGGGGCGCCAGAAAAAAGTTGGTCTGCAAATTGCTTATGGCTCAGTAGTACAGCAGTGGGCGGCAAACGTCCGGCATGCAGAGGAACGACAGTGGACAAGTACCTTTATGTGGCAATGACCGGCGCCAGCCAGAACGCACTGGCGCAACGGGCCCATGCCAACAACCTGGCGAACATCTCCACCAATGGTTTTCAGAAAGACCTGGAGCAGGCCCGCTCGATGCCGGTGTTTGGCGACAGCTTTCCGGCGCGGGCATTTGCCATGTCCGAGCGTCCTGCCACTGACTTCACCCCGGGTGCGCTGGTGGAAACCGGTCGTGACCTTGACGTCGCGGTCAGCGGGCCGGGCTGGATGGCCGTGCAGAACCCCGATGGTGGTGAAAGCTACGTGCGCACCGGCAGCCTCAACGTCGACGCCCTGGGCGTGTTGCGGGCCGGCAACGGCATGCCGGTGATGGGCAACGGTGGTCCGATCGCCGTGCCGCCGGAGCAGAAAATCGAAATCGGCCAGGACGGCACCATCAGCATCCGCGCCATGGGCGAAGGTCCGCGTGTGATGGCTGAAGTCGACCGCATCAAGCTGGTCAACCCGGACCTCAAGAACATGACCAAGGGCCTGGACGGTTCGATCCGGACCAAGGACGGCCAGCCGGCGCCCATCGATGGCAACGTGCAGTTGGTGTCCGGGTTCCAGGAAGCGAGCAACGTCAATGCCGTGGATGAGATGACTTCGGTGCTGGCTTTGGCCAAGCAGTTCGAGCTTCACGTCAAGATGATGAACACCGCCAAAGAAGGCGACGAGGCCATGGCCCGGGTCTTGCAGATCTAACCATTAATTACAGCGTCGCGCCGAAAAACAGGCGTACGAGGAGAATCGAATGCTTCCGGCTCTATGGGTTGCCAAAACAGGTTTGTCCGCCCAGGACACCAACCTGACGACCATTTCCAACAACCTGGCGAACGTTTCGACCACGGGCTTCAAACGTGATCGCGCTGAGTTCCAGGACCTGCTGTACCAGGTCAAACGCCAGCCAGGCGCCCAGTCGACCCAGGACAGCGAACTGCCGTCGGGCCTGCAAGTGGGTACCGGTGTGCGTATTGTCGGCACCCAGAAGAACTTCACCGCCGGCAGCCTGCAGACCACCGAGCAGCCGCTGGACATGGCCATCGACGGTCGCGGTTTCTTCCAGATCCTGCAGCCGGACGGCACCACGTCCTACACCCGTGACGGTACGTTCCACCTCGACTCCAACGGCCAGATCGTCAACGCCAGCGGTTTCGCCCTGGAGCCGGCCATCGTCATCCCGAACGATGCCCAGACATTCACCGTAGGCCGTGACGGCACCGTGTCCATCACAGTGGCGGGCAACCCGGCCTCCCAAGTGATCGGCAACCTGCAGACCGCCGACTTCATCAACCCGGCCGGCTTGCAAGCGGTGGGCAACAACCTGTTCCTGGAAACCGCCGCCAGTGGCGCGCCGCAAGTTGGCACGCCGGGCCTGAACGGTTTTGGTACCACGCTGCAGAACACCCTGGAAACGTCCAACGTGAGCACCGTGGAGGAGATGGTCAACATGATCACCACCCAGCGCGCTTACGAGATGAACTCCAAGGTGATCTCCACCGCCGACCAGATGCTCTCGTTCGTTACGCAGAATCTGTAATCACGTCTATAGAGGCGGCCCGGGGTCGCCTGCAACACCAAGAGGTAGGGTCATGAATCGCTTTGTATCTGTTCTGGCACTGAGTGGGATCACCGCGCTCGCGGGCTGTGTCGGGCCAACGCCCAAGCCCAATGACCCGTACTACGCTCCGGTGTTGCCGCGCACGCCGCTGCCGGCCGCCGCCAACAATGGTTCGATCTACCAGGCCGGTTTCGAGCAGAACCTGTACAGCGACCGCAAGGCGTTCCGGGTCGGTGACATCATCACCATCACCCTGAACGAGCGGACCCAGGCCAGCAAGAATGCCAACTCGCAGATCGACAAGACCAGCGACACCAGCGTTGGCCTGACGTCGTTGTTCGGCTCCAGCCTGACCACCAACAACCCGATCGGCAGTAATGACCTGAGCCTCAGCGCCGGTTACAGCGCCGACCGGGCCACCAAGGGCGATAGTCAGTCAGGCCAGAGCAACAGCCTGACCGGTTCGATCACCGTGACCGTCGCCGACGTGTTGCCCAACGGCATCATTGCCGTGCGGGGCGAGAAGTGGCTGACCCTCAATACCGGCGACGAACTGGTGCGCATCGCCGGCATGGTCCGGGCCGATGACATCTCCACCGACAACACTGTTCCGTCAACCCGTGTGGCCGATGCTCGCATCACTTACTCGGGTACCGGTGCCTTCGCCGATGCGAGTCAGCCGGGCTGGTTCGACCGTTTCTTCCTCAGCCCGAAGTTCCCTTTCTAGGTGGCCCAGTTGAATCTTAAACAGCTGTTGATCGGTGCCCTGGTGATGTCGGCAGCCTTTAGCGCTCAAGCCGAGCGTCTGAAGGATATCGCCAGCATTTCCGGCGTGCGTTCCAACCAGTTGATCGGCTACGGTCTGGTCGTGGGCCTGAACGGCACCGGTGACCAGACCACCCAGACCCCGTTCACCCTGCAGACCTTCAACAACATGTTGTCGCAGTTCGGCATCAAGGTGCCGGCAGGTTCGGGCAACGTACAGTTGAAGAACGTCGCAGCGGTGTCGATCAGTGCCGATCTGCCGGCGTTCGCCAAGCCTGGCCAACAGGTGGATATCACCGTTTCGTCCATCGGTAACTCCAAGAGTCTGCGCGGTGGCACCCTGCTGCTGACGCCGCTCAAGGGGATCGACGGCAACGTGTACGCCATCGCCCAGGGTAACCTGGTGGTGGGTGGTTTCGATGCTGAGGGGCGCGACGGCTCGAAGATCACCGTCAACGTTCCGTCGGCTGGTCGCATCCCTGGCGGTGCGTCGGTGGAGCGTGCGGTGCCGAGCGGTTTCAACCAGGGCAACAGCTTGACCCTGAACCTCAACCGCTCCGATTTCACCACGGCCAAGCGCATCGTCGACAAGATCAACGACATGCTTGGCCCAGGTGTGGCCCAGGCCATCGACGGCGGCTCGATTCGTGTCACCGCGCCCCTGGATCCGAGCCAGCGGGTCGACTATCTGTCGATCCTGGAGAACCTCGAAGTCGATCCGGGCCAGGCCGTGGCCAAAGTCATCATCAACTCGCGCACCGGCACCATCGTGATCGGCCAGAACGTCAAGGTTTCTCCAGCCGCCGTGACCCACGGCAGCCTGACCGTGACCATCACCGAAGACCCGATCGTCAGCCAGCCAGGTCCGTTGTCCAACGGCCAGACCGCCGTGGTCCCCCGTTCGCGGGTCAATGCCGAGCAAGAAGCCAAGCCGATGTTCAAGTTCGGCCCGGGCACTACCCTGGATGAAATCGTCCGTGCGGTGAACCAGGTCGGCGCGGCGCCGGGCGACTTGATGGCGATCCTCGAAGCCTTGAAGCAGGCCGGCGCGTTGCAAGCCGACCTGATCGTGATTTGAGGACCGGGCCATGGATATGCGCAAGGGCGCTTTGATCAGCGGGGACTCGGGGTCCTACTCGGACCTCAATCGCCTGAACCAGCTCAAGGTCGGCGACAAGAACAGCGACGGCAACCTGCGCAAAGTGGCACAGGAATTCGAGTCGCTGTTTATCGGTGAGATGCTCAAGTCCATGCGTGCGGCCACCGAGTCGATGGGCAAGGATAATCCGCTCAATACCGCTGAAGCCAAGCAGTACCAGGAAATGTACGACCAGCAGTTGGCCGTTTCGATGTCCCGCGAGGGCGGTGGTATCGGCCTGGCCGATGTGCTGCTGCGTCAGATGTCCAAGAACAAACCGCTGGCGCCAGGCGAGGCGGCAGGCTTGTCGGCTGCCAAGCAACAAGAGGCGCAGGACAAGGTCGCCAAGGCGGCGGTGCCCACGCCAGTGGCGGCCGGCACGCTGCCCGACGGACCTCTTTCGCGCTCCAACGGCCAGCGTCCGTTGTGGGCTTCCCGAGCCGTGAACGCGCCGCAAGGGGCGGGCGAGGGGACTCACCGCAACGACATGGAGTTGATCAACCAGCGCCGCCTGGCCTTGCCACCGAAACTGGCGGACCGCCTGCTCGCCGGCCTGGTGCCTTCGGCCGCGACCAGTGCCGATGTGCCTGCGCAGAACGTCTTGCCGGATCGCGTCATCACCGCCGCCAAGCCTGCCACCGGCGAACTGGCCAACGGCGACTGGCTGGCCGCGCTCAAGGCCTCCGAGCCGAGCGGCGGGATGCAGGTTTATGGTCGTTCCGTGGCACAACCGCCCCTGGCACCGGCGCGCAAAGCCTTCCGCGATGCCGACGAATTCGTCAATGCCATGTTGCCGATGGCCAAGGAAGCGGCGGACCGCATTGGGGTCGACCCACGTTACCTGGTGGCCCAGGCCGCCCTGGAAACCGGTTGGGGCAAATCGGTCATGCGCCAACCTGATGGCAGCAGCAGCCACAACCTGTTCGGCATCAAGGCCAGCCAGAACTGGAAGGGCGATTCGGCCCGGGCGATCACCAGCGAATTCCGCAATGGCGAGATGGTCAAGGAGACGGCCGAGTTCCGTTCATACGCCTCGTATCGCGACAGTTTCCATGACTTGGTCAATCTGCTGCAAAGCAACAGTCGCTATCAAGATGTGCTGAAGTCGGCCGATAAACCCGAACAGTTTGTGCGCGAGTTGCAAAAGGCCGGTTACGCCACCGACCCTAACTACGCCAGTAAGATTTCGAACATAGCCCGGCAGATGACGAGTTACCAAAACTACGCTTCGGCTGGCGCCACCACGACTTTATAAGGTCTGAACCATGAGTTTGCTCAATATCGGGATGTCGGGGCTGTCTGCAAGCCAGTCCTCGTTGATGACCACCGGTAACAACATTGCCAACGTCGATACCGCCGGTTATTCGCGTCAGCAGACCGTGCAGACTACCAAGGCATCCAATCAATACGGCAATGTGTTCATCGGCACCGGCACGACCCTGGCCGATGTGCGGCGGGTGTACAGCTCGTACCTCGATGCACAGCTGCGCACCTCCACGTCGCTGGACAATGACGCGCAGATTTACCTGGGACAGGCCTCGCAGGTGGACAAATTGCTGTCCGACAGCGGCACCGGCGTTACCAAGACGCTGCAGTCATTTTTTGCGTCTTTGCAGACGTTGGCGGGCAACTCCAACGACGCCGCTGCGCGTCAAGCGTTGTTGACCAATGCCCAGGGATTGAGTGGCCGCTTCAATGCCATCTCCCAGCAGCTGACTCAGCAAGGCTCATACATCAACGACCAGTTGGGTTCGATGGCCGAACAGGTCAATAAACTGGCCACGACTGTTGCGGCCTACAACCAGAAAATCAGCGAGGCCACAGGTTCGGGGACGGGTGGCATGCCCAACGATTTGCTGGACCAGCGCAACGAGGCTGTTCGCCAGCTGTCTGCGCTGGTGGGCACGCAGGTCACCGAAACCGACGGCAGGATGGATATCTACCTGGGCAGCGGCCAGCCGCTGGTCATCGGCAATACCGCCAATACGTTGCAAGTATCGACTGACAAGAATGACCCTACTCGCTCCTCGCTGATCATGGTGCGTGGCAGTTCGACGATCGATATCACGTCCGTGACCAGCGGCGGCCAGATAGGTGGCCTGTTGCGTTATCGCGAGGAGGTGTTGACACCGGCGATCAACAGCCTGGGTCGCATCGCCATGGTAGTGACCGATCAGATCAACAAACAGTTGGGCCAAGGCCTGGACCAGAACGGTAATTTTGGCGCGTCGTTGTTCAACGACATTAACAGTGCTGCCGCTATCAGCCAGCGCAGCATTGCCAATGGCAACAACAACCCTGCGTCCGGCAATCTGAACGTCACCATCAGCGACACCAGTAAGCTGGCGGCCAGCGATTACCAGGTCACCTTCACCAGCGCCACGGGCTACAGTGTGCGTCGCTTGTCGGATAACACCGACATGGGGGCTTTCACTCTGGGCGCAGCGCCAGCGCCGGTCATTGACGGCTTCAGCCTGAGCCTCAATGCGGGCCCGGTGAACGCCGGCGACACCTTCAAGATTACCCCGACCCGCAGTTCCGCCGCGGACATGAACGTCGTCATGACCGACGCCAAGACCTTGGCCACGGCTGCTCCACTGACGTCCACCAAGGCCTCGGGCAATGACGGCACCGGCGCAGTCAGCCAGCCGACCCTGAGCACCGTCCTGGATATCTACGATCCGGTCCAGCGCCTGGAAGTGCAGACGGCGGTCAAGAATTCGATGCCGGTTCGCCTGCTCATGACCAGCGCCACCGCCTATGAAGCATTCGATGCCAAGGGCAACAGCATCGGCACCGGCACTATCGTGCCTGGGCAGAGCAACGACCTGAGCATTGCGGTGCCTTATCTCGATGGCGGAGGCGTTGCCAAGACATTCAACGTGGCAATGACCCTCAGCGGCAGCCCCGCTGTGGATGACAGCTTCAATATTTCCATGACGGTGGCCAGCAGTACCGACAACCGCAACGCCCAGGCATTGCTCGGTCTGCAAACCAAGGCCACGGTCGGCGCCAATGCCACCAGCCCGGGTGTGAGTTTCACTGATGCCTATGGTGGCCTGGTTTCGTCGGTTGGGTCCCAGGCCAAGCAAGGCCAGTTGGATGCCACCGCTACCGGTACCATCCTGACCCAGGCACGCAACTCTCGTGACTCGCTGTCGGGCGTCGACCTCGATGAGGAGACCGGCAACCTGGTCAAGTACCAGCAGTACTATTCGGCTTCCTCGCAGATCATCAAGGCTGCGCAGGAAACGTTCAACACACTGATCAACGCCCTTTAAGGAGCCGTAGAACATGCGTATTTCTACTGCACAGTACTATGCGACGACGGCTGCCAACTATCAGCGTAACTTCAACAACCTGGTCAAGACCTCCGAGCAGGCCAGCAGCGGCGTGAAGCTGGAGACGGCAGCGGATGATCCGGTCGGTGCGGCGCGCCTGCTGCAACTCGATCAGCAAAAAGCCATGCTGGGCCAGTACACCAGCAACATCAGTGCACTCAATACCGCTCAAGCTCAGGAAGAAGCCGTCCTGGACAGCATCAACAATGTGCTGCAGAAAGTCAGCGAGCTGACGGTGCGTGCCGGTGGCGGTTCGTTGAACGACGACGACCGAAAGTCCATTGCCGCCGAGCTCGGTGCATCCGAAGATCAATTGCTGAGTCTGATGAACAGCAAGGATGCCAATGGCAAATTCATTTTCTCGGGTGCCAGCAACAACACTGAGCCCTTTGTGCGCAACAGCGACGGTACCTACAGCTACCAGGGTGACCAGACTCAGTTGCAATTGAAGATCGGTGACTCGATGTCGCTGGGGCTCAATGATACCGGCTGGGAAGTCTTCGAGCAGGCGATCAACGCCAGTCGCAGTTCGACGACGATGACCGCACCGGCAGTCGATGACGGACGCGTGGCGCTGTCGGAAGGCCTGGTGACCTCCGGTCCGAGTTTCGATGCCAATTTCCGCGGCGGCCAGCCCTACACCCTGTCGTTCAGCAGCAGCACCCAATTCGTGATCACCGATGCCTTGGGCAACGACGTGACTGCCGAGGCCAGTCAGGGCGGAGTGTTTGATCCGAAGAAGGAGGGTGGCTCCGATATCGACTTCCGCGGTGTGACTTTTAAACTGGACATCACTTTCCAGGCGGGTGACAACCCAGCCGACGCTGCCAGTGCTGATGCGGTGATCGCCGGTCACAGTTTCCAGCTGGCGGCCAAGCCAGACAGCTTCATCGCCAATCGTGCCCCAGGCAATGGGTCGACAGCGGTGCTCAGTCAGGCCTCGGTGACCAACGCCGCGGACT includes:
- the flgH gene encoding flagellar basal body L-ring protein FlgH; the encoded protein is MNRFVSVLALSGITALAGCVGPTPKPNDPYYAPVLPRTPLPAAANNGSIYQAGFEQNLYSDRKAFRVGDIITITLNERTQASKNANSQIDKTSDTSVGLTSLFGSSLTTNNPIGSNDLSLSAGYSADRATKGDSQSGQSNSLTGSITVTVADVLPNGIIAVRGEKWLTLNTGDELVRIAGMVRADDISTDNTVPSTRVADARITYSGTGAFADASQPGWFDRFFLSPKFPF
- the flgK gene encoding flagellar hook-associated protein FlgK; protein product: MSLLNIGMSGLSASQSSLMTTGNNIANVDTAGYSRQQTVQTTKASNQYGNVFIGTGTTLADVRRVYSSYLDAQLRTSTSLDNDAQIYLGQASQVDKLLSDSGTGVTKTLQSFFASLQTLAGNSNDAAARQALLTNAQGLSGRFNAISQQLTQQGSYINDQLGSMAEQVNKLATTVAAYNQKISEATGSGTGGMPNDLLDQRNEAVRQLSALVGTQVTETDGRMDIYLGSGQPLVIGNTANTLQVSTDKNDPTRSSLIMVRGSSTIDITSVTSGGQIGGLLRYREEVLTPAINSLGRIAMVVTDQINKQLGQGLDQNGNFGASLFNDINSAAAISQRSIANGNNNPASGNLNVTISDTSKLAASDYQVTFTSATGYSVRRLSDNTDMGAFTLGAAPAPVIDGFSLSLNAGPVNAGDTFKITPTRSSAADMNVVMTDAKTLATAAPLTSTKASGNDGTGAVSQPTLSTVLDIYDPVQRLEVQTAVKNSMPVRLLMTSATAYEAFDAKGNSIGTGTIVPGQSNDLSIAVPYLDGGGVAKTFNVAMTLSGSPAVDDSFNISMTVASSTDNRNAQALLGLQTKATVGANATSPGVSFTDAYGGLVSSVGSQAKQGQLDATATGTILTQARNSRDSLSGVDLDEETGNLVKYQQYYSASSQIIKAAQETFNTLINAL
- the flgJ gene encoding flagellar assembly peptidoglycan hydrolase FlgJ; translated protein: MDMRKGALISGDSGSYSDLNRLNQLKVGDKNSDGNLRKVAQEFESLFIGEMLKSMRAATESMGKDNPLNTAEAKQYQEMYDQQLAVSMSREGGGIGLADVLLRQMSKNKPLAPGEAAGLSAAKQQEAQDKVAKAAVPTPVAAGTLPDGPLSRSNGQRPLWASRAVNAPQGAGEGTHRNDMELINQRRLALPPKLADRLLAGLVPSAATSADVPAQNVLPDRVITAAKPATGELANGDWLAALKASEPSGGMQVYGRSVAQPPLAPARKAFRDADEFVNAMLPMAKEAADRIGVDPRYLVAQAALETGWGKSVMRQPDGSSSHNLFGIKASQNWKGDSARAITSEFRNGEMVKETAEFRSYASYRDSFHDLVNLLQSNSRYQDVLKSADKPEQFVRELQKAGYATDPNYASKISNIARQMTSYQNYASAGATTTL
- a CDS encoding flagellar basal body P-ring protein FlgI: MSAAFSAQAERLKDIASISGVRSNQLIGYGLVVGLNGTGDQTTQTPFTLQTFNNMLSQFGIKVPAGSGNVQLKNVAAVSISADLPAFAKPGQQVDITVSSIGNSKSLRGGTLLLTPLKGIDGNVYAIAQGNLVVGGFDAEGRDGSKITVNVPSAGRIPGGASVERAVPSGFNQGNSLTLNLNRSDFTTAKRIVDKINDMLGPGVAQAIDGGSIRVTAPLDPSQRVDYLSILENLEVDPGQAVAKVIINSRTGTIVIGQNVKVSPAAVTHGSLTVTITEDPIVSQPGPLSNGQTAVVPRSRVNAEQEAKPMFKFGPGTTLDEIVRAVNQVGAAPGDLMAILEALKQAGALQADLIVI